Proteins encoded in a region of the Vicia villosa cultivar HV-30 ecotype Madison, WI linkage group LG5, Vvil1.0, whole genome shotgun sequence genome:
- the LOC131603012 gene encoding uncharacterized protein LOC131603012, with protein sequence MVVLSATTIGALLGLGTQMYSNALRKLPYMRHPWEHVLGMGLGVVFVNQLVKWEAQVEQDLDKMLEKAKAANERRYIDGDDD encoded by the exons ATGGTAGTACTGAGCGCGACGACGATCGGAGCCCTATTGGGTTTGGGTACTCAGATGTACTCCAACGCTCTCCGCAAACTTCCCTACATGCGCC ATCCGTGGGAGCACGTATTGGGAATGGGATTGGGCGTTGTGTTCGTGAACCAGCTTGTGAAATGGGAGGCTCAGGTTGAACAAGATCTTGATAAGATGCTTGAGAAAGCTAAGGCCGCTAATGAAAGACGTTACATTG ATGGAGATGACGATTAG
- the LOC131603011 gene encoding LRR receptor-like serine/threonine-protein kinase GSO1 has translation MRISTLVVVVVVLFLVSSILVLGQEKLDKETTLRVLLEVKKSFVQDPENVLGDWLEENTDYCSWRGVSCRLNSLVDDSVHVVGLNLSDSSLTGSVSPELGRLRNLIYLDLSSNGLTGPIPLNLSKLASLESLLLFSNQLNGSVPTEFGSLTSLRVMRLGDNALTGMIPASLGNLVNLVSLGLASCELTGSIPPELGQLSLMENLVLQENELMGPIPSELGNCSSLVTFTAANNKLNGSIPSELGQLKNLQILNLGNNSLTGEIPSQLGNMSELVYLNFMGNQLEGAIPPSLAQLGNLQKLDLSMNKLNGGIPEEFGNMGQLSFMVLSGNNLNSVIPRTLCSNATNLEHLMLSENGLYGEIPAELSQCQSLKQLDLSNNSLNGSIPLEIYGLVELTDLLLNNNSLVGSISPFIGNFSNLQTLALYHNNLKGDLPREIGMLGKLEILYLYDNQLSGAIPMEIGNCSSLQMIDFFGNRFAGEIPITIGGLKELNFLHLRQNELVGEIPSSLGNCHKLKIMSLADNRLSGAIPATFGFLKSLQQLMLYNNSLEGNLPHQLINVANLTRVNLSKNRLNGSIAALCSSRSFISFDVTDNEFDGEIPPQLGNSPFLKRLSLGNNNFSGEIPKTLTKIHDLSLLDLSENSLTGPIPAELSLCNKLAYIDLNSNLLNGQIPSWFGKLPQLGELKLSSNNFSGPLPLGLFKCSKLLVLSLNDNSLNGSLPADIGGLTYLNVLRLDRNEFSGPIPREIGKLSKLYELRLSRNSFNGEMPSEIGKLQNLQVILDLGYNNLSGGIPPSLGTMSKLETLDLSHNQLTGEIPPQVGEMSSLEKLDLSYNNLQGKLDKKFSRWPNEVFKGNLNLCGSPLVRCDGDGTSGSKPSGLSESSVVMISVVSTLAAIALLILSVRIFCKNKQDFSREDSKVTSYVYSSSSSQAQRRPLFQLRAAGKMDFRWEDIMDATNNLNDEFMIGSGGSGKIYKAELATGETVAVKKISSKDGFLLNKSFLREVNTLGRIKHRHLVKLIGFCSNRNKGAGWNLLIYEYMENGSLWDWLHGKPGNASKVKKSLDWETRFKIAVGLAQGVEYLHHDCTPKIIHRDIKSSNILLDSKMEAHLGDFGLAKALIESDDSNTELNSCFAGSYGYMAPEYAFSLHSTEKNDVFSMGIVLMELVSGKMPTSDFFGADMDMVRWVEMHIDMHGSTCEKLIDPELKPLLPSEEFAAFQVLEIALQCTKATPQERPSSRKACDLLIHAFNNRMMDFGKNNLASYK, from the exons ATGAGGATTTCAACACTTGTTGTTGTCGTAGTAGTTTTGTTCCTTGTGTCTTCAATTCTAGTACTTGGTCAAGAAAAGTTAGATAAAGAAACAACTCTGAGAGTGCTTTTGGAAGTGAAAAAGTCTTTTGTACAAGACCCAGAAAATGTTTTGGGTGATTGGTTAGAAGAAAACACAGATTACTGTAGTTGGAGAGGTGTTTCATGTAGGTTGAACTCGTTGGTTGATGACTCGGTGCATGTGGTGGGACTCAATCTTTCTGACTCGTCACTCACCGGGTCGGTTTCACCTGAACTCGGtcgtttgagaaatttgatttatcTTGATCTTTCTTCTAATGGTCTCACGGGTCCTATTCCATTGAATCTCTCTAAACTTGCTTCATTAGAATCTCTGCTTCTGTTTTCTAACCAACTCAATGGTTCTGTTCCCACTGAGTTTGGCTCGCTCACGAGTCTCCGAGTTATGCGACTCGGTGACAATGCGTTAACCGGTATGATTCCAGCGTCTCTTGGGAACTTGGTTAACTTGGTCAGTCTTGGTTTAGCTTCATGTGAGTTAACCGGTTCGATTCCACCTGAACTCGGTCAACTCAGTCTCATGGAGAATTTAGTCCTACAGGAGAATGAGTTGATGGGTCCGATTCCGTCCGAGTTAGGAAACTGCTCAAGCCTCGTAACATTCACTGCTGCTAACAACAAACTCAATGGCTCAATTCCGAGTGAATTGGGTCAACTCAAGAATCTACAAATCCTCAACCTTGGTAACAATAGTTTAACAGGGGAGATTCCGAGTCAACTCGGTAATATGAGTGAACTCGTTTATCTCAATTTCATGGGGAACCAGCTTGAAGGTGCAATTCCACCATCTCTAGCTCAACTGGGTAACCTTCAAAAACTTGACTTGTCTATGAACAAGCTCAATGGAGGGATTCCAGAAGAGTTTGGAAACATGGGTCAGTTAAGTTTCATGGTTCTGTCTGGTAACAACCTTAATAGTGTCATACCAAGAACATTATGTTCCAATGCAACAAACTTGGAGCATTTGATGCTATCAGAAAATGGACTCTATGGTGAAATTCCAGCTGAATTGAGTCAGTGTCAGTCACTGAAACAACTTGACTTGTCGAACAATTCGCTCAACGGATCCATACCTCTTGAGATTTATGGGTTGGTGGAGTTAACTGATCTTTTGTTAAACAACAATAGTTTGGTTGGTTCCATCTCTCCATTCATAGGGAACTTCAGCAACTTGCAGACACTTGCATTGTATCACAACAATTTGAAGGGTGATCTTCCCAGAGAGATTGGAATGCTTGGGAAGTTGGAAATTTTATATCTTTATGATAATCAATTATCTGGGGCTATACCTATGGAGATTGGCAACTGTTCAAGCTTGCAAATGATCGATTTCTTTGGCAACAGGTTTGCGGGGGAAATTCCCATCACTATTGGAGGGCTGAAAGAGTTGAATTTTCTTCACCTCAGGCAGAATGAGCTTGTGGGTGAAATTCCTTCCAGTTTAGGCAACTGTCATAAACTGAAGATCATGAGTTTGGCTGACAATCGGCTCTCCGGTGCAATTCCTGCAACATTTGGATTCCTCAAGTCATTGCAGCAGCTCATGCTCTACAACAATTCTCTAGAAGGTAACCTTCCTCACCAATTGATAAATGTAGCAAACTTGACTAGAGTGAATCTTTCAAAGAACAGATTGAATGGTAGTATAGCTGCATTGTGTAGCTCTCGATCGTTTATTTCTTTTGATGTTACTGACAATGAGTTTGACGGTGAAATTCCCCCTCAATTGGGAAACTCGCCTTTCCTGAAGAGGCTAAGTTTAGGTAACAACAATTTTTCTGGTGAAATTCCAAAGACCTTGACAAAAATCCATGACCTGTCACTGTTAGATCTGTCAGAAAATTCGCTCACTGGACCAATACCCGCCGAACTTTCTTTGTGTAATAAACTGGCATACATTGATTTGAACAGTAATCTTCTTAATGGACAAATACCATCATGGTTTGGAAAATTGCCTCAGCTGGGAGAGCTTAAGCTCTCTTCCAATAACTTTTCTGGACCTCTTCCATTAGGTCTATTCAAATGTTCCAAATTACTAGTTCTCTCTCTCAATGACAACTCACTCAATGGAAGCCTCCCAGCTGATATAGGCGGTCTTACATATCTTAATGTCCTAAGACTTGACCGTAATGAGTTCTCGGGACCAATCCCTCGCGAGATAGGTAAGTTGAGCAAGCTTTATGAGCTCCGACTCTCTAGGAATAGCTTTAACGGGGAGATGCCAAGTGAGATTGGAAAGCTTCAAAATCTACAAGTCATTTTAGACCTCGGTTACAATAATCTCTCGGGTGGCATACCACCTTCTCTAGGGACCATGTCGAAATTAGAAACACTTGATCTTTCTCACAATCAACTTACTGGTGAAATCCCTCCACAAGTTGGTGAAATGAGCAGCTTGGAAAAGCTTGATCTCTCTTACAACAACCTTCAAGGGAAATTAGACAAGAAATTCTCCCGGTGGCCAAATGAGGTATTTAAGGGAAACTTAAATCTTTGTGGAAGCCCTCTTGTCCGCTGCGATGGTGATGGTACTTCTGGCAGTAAGCCGTCGGGTCTAAGTGAGTCATCGGTAGTGATGATATCTGTTGTTTCAACTTTAGCTGCGATTGCACTATTGATACTTTCAGTAAGAATCTTCTGCAAAAACAAGCAAGATTTTTCTAGGGAAGACAGCAAAGTGACTTCTTATGTATACTCTTCCTCGTCGTCGCAAGCACAGAGACGACCGCTTTTCCAGCTAAGAGCTGCTGGAAAGATGGATTTCAGGTGGGAAGATATCATGGATGCAACGAACAATCTAAATGATGAGTTCATGATTGGTTCAGGAGGTTCAGGGAAAATCTACAAAGCCGAATTGGCCACCGGAGAGACTGTTGCTGTCAAGAAGATTTCATCAAAAGATGGTTTTCTGCTAAACAAAAGCTTCTTAAGAGAAGTTAATACACTGGGGAGAATAAAGCATAGACATCTGGTGAAGCTAATAGGGTTCTGTAGCAATAGAAACAAAGGAGCAGGTTGGAATCTTTTGATATATGAGTACATGGAGAATGGAAGTTTATGGGATTGGCTTCATGGAAAACCAGGCAATGCGAGCAAAGTAAAGAAGAGCCTTGATTGGGAGACAAGGTTCAAAATTGCTGTGGGATTAGCTCAAGGAGTGGAGTACCTGCATCACGATTGTACACCAAAGATCATTCACAGAGATATCAAATCGAGTAACATATTGCTAGATTCCAAAATGGAGGCACACTTGGGAGATTTTGGACTGGCAAAAGCACTCATTGAAAGTGATGACTCTAATACTGAGTTGAATTCTTGTTTTGCTGGGTCTTATGGCTACATGGCTCCAG agtaTGCGTTCTCCCTGCATTCAACAGAAAAGAATGATGTTTTCAGCATGGGAATAGTTCTTATGGAACTTGTTAGTGGTAAAATGCCAACAAGTGACTTTTTTGGAGCTGATATGGACATGGTGAGATGGGTAGAGATGCATATTGACATGCATGGCTCTACATGTGAGAAACTGATAGACCCTGAACTGAAACCTCTTTTACCTAGTGAAGAGTTTGCTGCATTCCAAGTGCTTGAGATAGCCTTGCAGTGCACAAAAGCTACACCACAGGAGAGACCATCTTCAAGGAAAGCATGTGATCTTCTCATCCATGCATTCAATAACAGAATGATGGACTTTGGGAAGAATAATCTGGCTAGTTACAAGTAA